The DNA window TTGCCTGTACTCAGTGGCCAAGATGTCAATGCGTCGAAGCCCTCTGAGAACGTTCTCCACGCTGGCCATGCTGAGCATCAAGGCGTCGGCGATGTCCACCTGTGAGGGGCCGACAACAACGGGGCAGGAATGCCAGTCGCCGTTGCTGTCGGGCCAGGTCCTGCTGTCTTCGCCATTGATCTCGAAGAGTTCGATGAGGAGCGAGGCGACACGTTGAGCAGAGCTTTTCCTACACAGCGAGTAAACTCTGTCGTTCGCCTTGAGCTGGGTGGCGAGAGCCTGGGCGAGATTTCGCATAAGGCCGGCTTCCCCTTCGGCAAGCATCCTTATCCGGTCAAGTGGGTAGGCCAGAGTCCAGGTCTCGTGAAGGCATTCGACGACAGAAGGCTGAGGCTCGTCGAGGAAGATGTCTGAGACACCGATGATTGCTCCTCGACCGAAGAACCTGACGGTCGAGGCGTGCGGTGAGAAGGCGTAAGTGATCCGCTCTCGTACCGCTCCGTGAAGGATCAGGTGAACCATC is part of the Actinacidiphila yeochonensis CN732 genome and encodes:
- a CDS encoding Crp/Fnr family transcriptional regulator — protein: MVHLILHGAVRERITYAFSPHASTVRFFGRGAIIGVSDIFLDEPQPSVVECLHETWTLAYPLDRIRMLAEGEAGLMRNLAQALATQLKANDRVYSLCRKSSAQRVASLLIELFEINGEDSRTWPDSNGDWHSCPVVVGPSQVDIADALMLSMASVENVLRGLRRIDILATEYRQFVFLDMQRLKEVATGDLTIDTTPKKK